The Sebastes umbrosus isolate fSebUmb1 chromosome 19, fSebUmb1.pri, whole genome shotgun sequence genome has a segment encoding these proteins:
- the ptgdsa gene encoding prostaglandin D2 synthase a, with translation MRTTVAVAVVMVMSCVMMVDADVKPQRDFNLQLFAGRWYRVGLAYDSPHFTPFRDKLKASQGIVTALANGNVNLTMWDVTPYGCVRKVYNYEKTTVAGQFTYFSARHNMVKDITVVDTNYTDYAVVLKHKVFNREYTQVALYGRSQTVRHDVVNKFKAFALSQGFPRDSILTPPAAENCPASRTGR, from the exons ATGAGGACCACTGTGGCTGTCGCCGTTGTCATGGTGATGTCGTGCGTGATGATGGTGGACGCGGACGTGAAGCCGCAGAGAGATTTCAACCTGCAGCTG tttgcAGGGAGATGGTACCGGGTGGGCCTGGCCTATGACTCTCCACATTTCACCCCCTTCAGAGACAAACTGAAGGCCTCCCAGGGCATCGTCACAGCACTGGCAAACGGCAATGTTAACCTCACGATGTGGGACGTCAC acctTATGGTTGTGTGAGAAAGGTGTACAACTATGAGAAGACCACTGTGGCTGGACAGTTCACCTACTTCAGCGCAC gACATAACATGGTGAAGGACATCACAGTGGTGGACACAAACTACACTGATTACGCTGTGGTTCTCAAACACAAGGTTTTTAACAGAGAGTACACACAGGTGGCGCTTTACG GTCGCTCTCAAACGGTCAGACATGATGTCGTTAATAAGTTTAAGGCTTTTGCCTTGTCCCAGGGTTTCCCCAGAGACTCTATTCTGACTCCACCAGCAGCAG AAAATTGCCCTGCATCAAGAACTGGACGTtag